CCAAGTTCAAATACAGACTCAATACAGGAGAATCCTCTCGACCCTTACGTTCCTTGAGTTCCTGAATCGTTTGCGGTTGAAGCACCTTCATCGCTTATTCCTCCCTCTGTTGAGTTGTTGGTCCTCCTGAATGCTTATCATGCATCCCTCTGCTCACGCCTTGCCCGTTGCATTTCTTCCGGCAGGCGCTTTTCTTAATGACCCATGAACATTCAGCGGTTCCCATTAGGGGGATTGTCCTTGCGGCAACGGGCCAACCCGCCCGTCTCGTCTCGATTTCCGACCGAAGGAGAGATCCTTCTTCCATTTCAGGCAAAACTGCCTAGCGGCACCTCTGACAGCGTATTGAATCCCAAAATTTTTGCAGCCTCCTCTTTTGAAGTGGAAATCTGTTTGAGTGTTGAGATACGAAGAGATGTGAGACGTTTTTTGAGTTTACAAGATTCCTCCTTTATTCTAAACCCCTTGTGAACCAAAACGAGCTCCGTATCGAATGGGGCGGTTCATTTAAAATGGTCCAAAGAGAGAAGGGATTGTCAAAGAAGCTTTGTTTGTTCAACCTACCATAATCCGATTTAAAAATTCAGCTATATTTATCTGTATAATCACCATGATCACAGGCGCAATAGCAAGCAGAAGAACCTGCCGCCGTTCCTCGACTGATAACCGTTCGCTGCACAGGACACAGAGAGTGCGGAGAATAAAGAAAATTCAAAAACTTGCGATATCTGCGTAATCTGCGGATATGCCCATATCGCGTGTTTTGTTGAGAAGGACAGGGCGGAGCGTTTGAACCTTCATGAGTGGTAAGAGCCCAAAGGATACGGATGGCGGTCGAAACACCACAGGCAAATCAACACGGCATCGTACAAAAGTTGCACTTTCTTATGGGACGTTTCCCAAAGGGAATGGATTTGAGCCGGGAAGATCTTGCATTGGCCGGCTGGCTCTATTTCTATGAATTGGAAACACGGTCTCAGGGGATCTCCGAATCGGACATCAGGTGGCTGATTCCAGAGGCGGGTAAGCACCTGAAGTTGAATATGGAATCTGCACAAATGCCTCAGGTGGTCCAGAGGTTGATGCGGTTCGGTGTCTTGAGACTCACCATTACAGACAGTAAAAGGAAGGGATACTGCCTGACGCGACTGGGCCGAAGCCTGGCGAAAAACTTGATCGAAGAAACGGATTATAGTTCTGAACAGTTGAATGTACTGTTGAATTCCGCCCTTCGTGAGGTGGATGCCATTCTGAAAGAAGGTGGAGGTACCCTCCTGCAATACCTGCAGCATGTTTTTCTGGGGACCATACGGGAAAAAGTGGAATTCAAACTCCTGGCCATCGAAGAAGATTTGGCGGAACGCAAAAGGGACGTACGACGAGCCTATTCAGGAAGGAATGAAACGGACTTTGAAAGTGCAATCAGGAATATACAATATTGTCGAACGGCTCTGACGGAGCTCGTGGATGCCGTGCAGGAGTCTTCGGCTTGTGTGCGTCTGGAAGGACTCTTGCACAGTTGTATGAATGAAGGACAGGCGCCTGAACTGAGTGATATCCTGGAGCAGTCTCTGCATTTCATTTATATCCTTCGGAGCCGGGTGGATGTGATGTTGAAAGATGTCGTCCTTTTTATACACGACTGTGTCGCATTCCGCTCTCTTGCGTTTACGGTGGATTCCCGGGATCGCCTGCGGCGCATTCAGGAAAGGATAATCGCTCATGCCCTGGAGCATGAAATCCGTATGCCGCTCCTTGAACCTCCCCAGCTGCCTCGATTGGATTTCAAGTGGAATCCTCAGGTTCGGGAAAGGCAAGTGGTTCTTGACGTTCAACGGTTAAAGACACTTGAAGCTTATTCCCCTCCTGAGCTGCCTCCCGTGGAGCCTGCCTGGAAAGAGCCCCTTCTGGAACTGGCCAGAAAAGAGTGGAAAACCTTGTCCCGGCATGGAAAGGTCGATTTTGGGGAATGGGTGCGAAGGCTTGGTGATAAGATACCGGAATCTTGTGAGAGCCCACCCCTTGCGGTCTGGTATCTCAGCCAGGATTGGCCGAAATGGATACCCAAAATCACGCTGGAGCATCAAAAAGGTGTTTGGGTGCCGCTGGGTGAAGAGTGGATGATGGAGGCGTTTTTTATCGTTCCTGTCCCTTGAGGGTTCAAGGCGTGGGATGGATGAGTGGAGCGAAACCCAAAACAATGGAACTGATCATCTGACAATGTCGAATTAGGAGTGGTTCATTTTGGGAAGTTACGATCGAAAGGAGAACCCGCAGGAGGAAGATGCTTTTCTGGTTCTATGGAAAAGGCCGGATTCCGCCCAAAAGGTCGTTCATTCATTGTTGGGAGGCAGGCATATCGATCCCTACCTGGCCGAGGAATTCCAATTCCTGGAAAACCATCCATCGGCGTGGGAAAAGTTTTTTCAATGGATGGGGTATAGATTGAGACGCAGTGAACTGGGTGGGAATCCTTTCTTTTACCTGGATCCAGCTACTGACTTGGCCGGCCGGTCCCGATTGAGCAGGGGAGCGACATTTCTGGGACTCTATCTGGCGTGGCATTTTTTCATGGAGGGGCCGGGGGAATCCGGCTGGATTTCCGCAAACGACATCTTTCAAAGACTGATCAGCAGCTATAAATTTCATTTTTTGCGATCCATCTTCATCAGAAAGCCGGGAAATCTCAGCCCATTGGAACTGAGCGAAGACCAGGCCGAGAAGCTGCGGGGGTATATTCGTAAGGAACTTCAGGAATTGGCAAAATACCGCTTTGTGGATCTCAGGCCAGGTTCCCGATCCGATTGGGAAGATCTTGTCGTGCAAAGGCTTCCCGCCCTTTACCGCTTCTGGGAGCTGGCTCTGCACGTGCGTGGAAACGGCGGCAGCGACCGGGACATCGATATCGATAGTGTGGTGGCTCAAGTTTGGGGCAACGTGGATTCGGAAACGGAGGAAGAGGATCTGTGAATCTTCCCTTTTTCCGCCCCCAGGAGGTTCATGCAAAGGCACTGATACTGGTGGGGTACCGCCTCTATCCCTACACCCGCGTGGAACTGCATCCCAGGCTGACCCTTCTTTCGGGAGGCAATGGCGTGGGAAAGACCACTCTCCTCGATGCCCTGCAGACCGTGATCCTTGCCGACCAGAGATACTTGCACCTCAATGTGGCGTCGGGGCAAAACGACCGGGATCTCGGCGGACAGCTTCAAAATAGAATCGGATGGGCATTGGTTCATATCGGAGGACATTCTAAAATTCAGGCCGTTGGAGTCCTCCTCGCCCGGCGTGCTGCCGCGGAATATGTCGATTTGAAACCCTTCGCCCTTCTCGGAATTCCGCCTGAGGAGAACCTCTTTCTGAATCGTGACAAGGGGGAGGTCGCTTCAGACCTCCGTGCTCTCAATCAGAGCATCAAACGCTTCTCTTCCGGGGCGAGAGTCAAAGAATTCGGCAGTATCAACGATTATCACCGCTTTCTATATGAGGAAGGCCTTCTGCCCCTGGATCTTTCACGGGGAGGAAGGCGACAGTTTTCTCTCCTGTGGCGGCAGGCTACACAGCCTCATCTGGGTGAACTCAACAATTTTCTGCAGCAGACCCTCTGCCACGAACCCGAAAAGAGGCTGACTTTTCAAGATGTGGAAAAACTCATGCATGAGCGTCTCCATACAGAGAGGCAGCTCAATCAACTCTGGCAACTCAAGGAATTGAGTGGAGAGTTGCAGGGGAAGGCGCGTGATCTCGATTATCATAGGCGGCGTTATCTCTCTGTTCAGCTTGGATTGTCGAAACGCCGGGAGGAAAGTCTTTTAAAGGATATTGAAGAGGGGGAGAAGCGTTTTCAGCAGTTGGATGAACGCATTGCAGCCCTGAACCAGGAACTGGACGGCGTCCGTGTGCGGTTGGATGCACTGGGAAAGGAACGCGACCGGTATCTTCGGGAACAGGGGGAGTGGAGCCGCAAGTATAAGCACTACCAGGAATACATGGAGAATCGTGAAATCAGGAAAGAGATTCAAAAAGAACTGGCGGCGGCCGCAGAGGGCATTCTCCCCCTCGAAGAAAAGATTCGAGAGGTTCGTGAAAAGGCTCAAAAGATTCGAGGAGAGATGCTGCTCCTTTCCAATGAACTGGCCCGGCTGAAAAGCGGGGAAGAGAATTTGGAGGGTCAGGTTCGGAAATGGCTGGAATTCAAAAAAGACCTGGAGCGGGCGGGGATACTGCTGCAACGGGAAATTCGATCCCTCTCCGATCTCGAAAGCGCCTGGGTAGAAATCAACGAAGCACGGCGCAAGGTTCAGGAGGTCAAGCCGCTTCGGCAGCTCCTGGGGCAATGGCAATCCCGGGCCAGGGCGCACAATGTCGCCCGGGAACTCGCCGGCAAGATGATCGACCTGTGGCCCGATTTCTTCAATGGCCGAACGCCGGATCGGGCTTTGCTCGACAGGGCTCTGACGGAGCTTCGCAATTTGGAAAAGGATGTAGCGGTGCAGCGGCAGGAGCTTTCGGCAAGCAAAGGACCGCTCAAAGCTCTCATCGATGAACTCTCGCGGGGCCGTATGCCCCTTCCTGCCTCTGCCGGCGAGCTGGTGGAAAAAGGGCTTGCCTGTCCCTTCACGCGGCATTTTGATCACTTGGGGCTGGATGAGGCGCGACACTGCCAGGAGACCATGGGGCCTCTTGCAAGAGCCATCGAACCGGTATCTCTCTTGCCGGCAGGTTCACCCCAGAAACAAAAGCCCATGGAGGAAAAACGGGCTGAAACCGAAGAGACGAAACCATCCTTGGCCGGCCTGGCGTGTGGAAAGGAACCCTTCTGGTTGATTTTGTCTCCCGATGTGTGGAAAGAGTTTCGTGTTCTGGAGCGCACCGAACAAGGCACTATTGCCGGGTTGGGAGGCATCGCCTGGTATACGCCTCATGGGCCTGTCTGGATCGGGGCGGAGGCCAGGCGGGAACAGATACAGCGAGCTCAGGAGAGTATCCTGGAAGTGGAGGGCAAGATCAAGCAGCTGGCCTTTCAGGAGGATCTGATTTCCAGGAGAAGACGGGCGATTCAGGATTTCCTTCCCAAGCTGGATGCCCTGGCGGATGTTGAAGCTCCTCTCAGGGCTGAAGAGCTGAATCAGACCCTGGCTCAGCTCGAAAAAACGGCGCCCGGCGTAGAGAAGCTCTATCCCATGCTCCAGCGGATATTCCAGCGCAGTGAGCTTTTCCATTTTGTTCATGCTTCCGAAGAGATGGAAAAACTCAAAAAACAGCTTCAGGAGATCCATGCTCGCTACAGGCAGATGGACGATGAAGTGAAGGGGTTCAACAACGAAGATGCAAAATGCACCAGGGAACTCGCTTCTTTGAAAGGCCGCCTTCAGGCATTGACCAGAGATTTGGACCGTGCACAGACCATCTGTTCCAGGCTGGAAGAGGAGGAACCCA
This region of Desulforhabdus amnigena genomic DNA includes:
- a CDS encoding condensin complex protein MksE gives rise to the protein MGSYDRKENPQEEDAFLVLWKRPDSAQKVVHSLLGGRHIDPYLAEEFQFLENHPSAWEKFFQWMGYRLRRSELGGNPFFYLDPATDLAGRSRLSRGATFLGLYLAWHFFMEGPGESGWISANDIFQRLISSYKFHFLRSIFIRKPGNLSPLELSEDQAEKLRGYIRKELQELAKYRFVDLRPGSRSDWEDLVVQRLPALYRFWELALHVRGNGGSDRDIDIDSVVAQVWGNVDSETEEEDL
- a CDS encoding ATP-binding protein; this translates as MNLPFFRPQEVHAKALILVGYRLYPYTRVELHPRLTLLSGGNGVGKTTLLDALQTVILADQRYLHLNVASGQNDRDLGGQLQNRIGWALVHIGGHSKIQAVGVLLARRAAAEYVDLKPFALLGIPPEENLFLNRDKGEVASDLRALNQSIKRFSSGARVKEFGSINDYHRFLYEEGLLPLDLSRGGRRQFSLLWRQATQPHLGELNNFLQQTLCHEPEKRLTFQDVEKLMHERLHTERQLNQLWQLKELSGELQGKARDLDYHRRRYLSVQLGLSKRREESLLKDIEEGEKRFQQLDERIAALNQELDGVRVRLDALGKERDRYLREQGEWSRKYKHYQEYMENREIRKEIQKELAAAAEGILPLEEKIREVREKAQKIRGEMLLLSNELARLKSGEENLEGQVRKWLEFKKDLERAGILLQREIRSLSDLESAWVEINEARRKVQEVKPLRQLLGQWQSRARAHNVARELAGKMIDLWPDFFNGRTPDRALLDRALTELRNLEKDVAVQRQELSASKGPLKALIDELSRGRMPLPASAGELVEKGLACPFTRHFDHLGLDEARHCQETMGPLARAIEPVSLLPAGSPQKQKPMEEKRAETEETKPSLAGLACGKEPFWLILSPDVWKEFRVLERTEQGTIAGLGGIAWYTPHGPVWIGAEARREQIQRAQESILEVEGKIKQLAFQEDLISRRRRAIQDFLPKLDALADVEAPLRAEELNQTLAQLEKTAPGVEKLYPMLQRIFQRSELFHFVHASEEMEKLKKQLQEIHARYRQMDDEVKGFNNEDAKCTRELASLKGRLQALTRDLDRAQTICSRLEEEEPREVLEGCVDFGRAEELAKRIKELDEERTKAQNELFLGERKNGELRNRYRTQSEALVKARRDLDYARKDHQRALELWTRYYPEEEADYIFGARPDERERYKAVWDNLVQVLRSRIAEVSRKYEFHLPQEDQPDRLIPQLLQLLLPSGVALDQLEAQYGRLQHELQQIEYKIKSRVEEVRSNVEMEIRYLRTQLVKVNRILSSLRFGQIKKISLELEELPAYHALQKLESLLRLISRGESITLKEFVDKLRAFIKKESNTTLTEEQIADYRSYIRIRRIVLDANDRARESGLSSGEALGVNLALCLAILFFMGREQGNHSERGMLLLALDEAERLDARALETIRSLLDEVRCQLTVAMPRPVDIPDSICHLLTPLSEGVTHVHLYRKEDGAGDTLAGP